The following are encoded together in the Pleurocapsa sp. FMAR1 genome:
- a CDS encoding DUF2062 domain-containing protein, with translation MNQKHHRHNSPASHVLTPPESSPKYIKSRRSKKFLWLRKPLRLTYLKLWRLRGRPKFVAKGLAVGVFAGCFPFLGMQSILGIFLATMFKGSRVAAVAATWISNPLTYVPIFVFNYKIGKLLLRTEDTVSLPLDLKSFAAFKEQGATFAIALLMGSFVVGMILAVITYFYGLAILERWRNNRRIKKRKLK, from the coding sequence ATGAATCAGAAGCATCACCGCCATAATTCGCCAGCGTCCCATGTTTTAACTCCGCCAGAATCTTCACCCAAATACATTAAGTCCCGTAGATCTAAAAAGTTTTTGTGGCTGAGAAAACCCCTGCGGTTGACCTACCTTAAACTATGGAGATTGCGCGGCAGACCTAAGTTTGTTGCTAAGGGATTAGCAGTAGGAGTTTTTGCCGGATGTTTTCCTTTTCTGGGAATGCAGAGCATACTAGGTATTTTTTTGGCTACTATGTTTAAAGGCAGCAGAGTCGCAGCCGTAGCAGCAACTTGGATCAGCAATCCTTTAACTTACGTACCAATTTTTGTTTTTAACTATAAAATCGGCAAGCTGTTGTTAAGAACCGAAGATACTGTCTCTTTACCGTTAGATCTTAAATCCTTTGCTGCTTTTAAAGAACAAGGTGCAACTTTTGCCATTGCTTTGCTGATGGGAAGCTTTGTAGTGGGTATGATTTTGGCTGTCATCACTTATTTTTATGGTTTGGCTATATTAGAGCGATGGCGAAATAATCGTCGTATTAAGAAAAGAAAACTAAAGTAA
- a CDS encoding nuclear transport factor 2 family protein, whose product MKRFATVLLLSAGIISSVANVAKAESAASAPEELTKAIAEIEKAANDQDLDGVIEYYSNNFTNTDGLTTDSLARGLKQMWQSYPQLEYTTKINSWSKQGNQLVAETTTTIAGMQQAQGRAMRLNSTIKSRQYFQNQKLVRQEILAEQSRLTSGSNPPQVKVTAPENVMTGEKYNFDLIVNQPVNDNVLLGAVQEEKTASSLYFNPTALELEPLPAGGIYKTATASLLPESDWLSAILVRGDGITMLTHRVNVLKKQANQKK is encoded by the coding sequence ATGAAAAGATTTGCGACTGTTTTGTTACTAAGTGCAGGAATTATTAGTAGTGTTGCCAATGTAGCCAAAGCTGAAAGTGCAGCTAGCGCGCCAGAAGAATTGACTAAGGCGATCGCTGAAATTGAAAAGGCTGCCAACGACCAAGACCTTGATGGCGTAATCGAGTATTACAGTAATAATTTTACTAATACAGATGGTTTAACTACGGATTCTTTAGCCAGAGGCCTAAAGCAGATGTGGCAAAGTTATCCTCAGCTAGAATACACAACCAAGATTAATTCCTGGTCTAAACAAGGCAATCAATTAGTAGCAGAAACTACCACTACTATTGCGGGAATGCAGCAAGCTCAAGGCAGAGCAATGCGTTTGAACTCCACGATTAAATCTCGTCAGTATTTTCAAAACCAGAAACTAGTTCGGCAAGAAATTTTAGCAGAACAGTCTCGACTAACCTCTGGAAGCAACCCTCCTCAGGTCAAAGTTACCGCTCCCGAAAATGTTATGACTGGTGAAAAATATAACTTCGATCTGATTGTCAATCAGCCTGTAAACGATAACGTGTTGTTAGGAGCAGTTCAAGAAGAGAAAACCGCCAGCAGTCTATATTTTAACCCTACAGCTTTAGAATTAGAACCATTACCAGCGGGAGGAATATATAAAACTGCCACTGCATCTTTGCTACCAGAAAGTGATTGGCTTTCAGCTATTTTGGTTCGTGGCGATGGAATTACAATGCTGACTCATCGAGTTAATGTTCTAAAAAAGCAAGCTAATCAAAAAAAATAA
- a CDS encoding helix-turn-helix domain-containing protein has product MKPYSVDLREKIVSAIEKGDSSVRKVALRFGVSKNCVQRLITQKRTKGHILPGKQGGSMVSPVRKYKAELIAIFKKQTDATLAEYCELLFDETGLWVSQSTMCRTFQRLKLPLKKNTSLQPSNS; this is encoded by the coding sequence ATGAAGCCTTATTCTGTAGATTTACGAGAGAAGATAGTTAGTGCGATCGAGAAAGGTGATAGCTCGGTGAGAAAAGTTGCGCTACGCTTCGGTGTGAGCAAAAACTGTGTCCAAAGATTGATTACTCAGAAGCGGACAAAAGGGCATATCCTGCCAGGGAAGCAGGGCGGGTCGATGGTAAGTCCTGTTCGGAAATATAAAGCCGAGCTGATAGCCATCTTTAAAAAACAGACTGATGCGACTTTAGCAGAATACTGTGAGCTACTTTTTGATGAGACGGGACTATGGGTAAGTCAAAGTACGATGTGTCGGACATTTCAGAGATTAAAATTACCACTCAAAAAAAACACTTCGCTCCAGCCAAGCAATTCGTGA
- a CDS encoding transposase, whose amino-acid sequence MGVLLGLMRTHARAAPGERAYDYKPFARGSKVSVIGAISESKILAVMTLNDSMAAAAFEVYVSRCLVPQLWKGAVVVMDNLPAHKVEAIAPLIEAVVAKILYLSPYSPEFNPIEHWWSQLKAFLRQFSPRTSKRVDMLIKIAMDLINPKHLRNWFAHCCYCPS is encoded by the coding sequence ATGGGTGTTTTACTCGGATTGATGAGAACTCATGCTCGCGCTGCACCTGGAGAGAGAGCCTATGACTACAAACCGTTTGCTCGAGGTAGCAAGGTAAGTGTTATCGGCGCAATCAGCGAGTCTAAAATACTAGCAGTAATGACGCTTAATGATTCAATGGCTGCGGCTGCGTTTGAGGTTTATGTTTCTAGGTGTTTAGTGCCTCAGCTATGGAAAGGAGCAGTGGTGGTGATGGACAATTTGCCTGCACATAAAGTAGAAGCTATTGCACCTTTAATTGAAGCAGTGGTCGCGAAGATTTTGTACCTGTCTCCATACTCTCCCGAATTTAATCCAATTGAACATTGGTGGTCACAACTCAAGGCTTTCCTGAGACAATTTTCTCCCAGGACTTCCAAAAGGGTCGATATGCTGATTAAAATAGCGATGGATTTAATTAATCCTAAACATTTGCGTAACTGGTTCGCTCACTGCTGCTACTGTCCCTCTTAA
- a CDS encoding OmpA family protein, with amino-acid sequence MAFDKASLRPDAEVALQQISNSIAQRSANGLIEIDGHTDSVGNDAYNLKLSKRRAESVQQWLIVNKSIKPEQMTAEGLGETQPVAPNTNSDGSDNPQGRQKNRRVEIVVRISSS; translated from the coding sequence CTGGCCTTTGACAAAGCTAGTCTTCGACCCGATGCTGAAGTCGCTCTGCAACAAATCTCGAACTCGATCGCCCAACGATCTGCCAATGGTCTCATTGAGATCGATGGACACACTGATTCGGTTGGCAATGATGCTTACAACCTGAAACTCTCTAAACGCAGAGCAGAATCTGTGCAGCAATGGCTGATCGTTAATAAAAGTATAAAACCTGAGCAGATGACAGCCGAAGGACTGGGGGAAACTCAGCCAGTCGCGCCCAATACTAATTCCGATGGCTCCGATAATCCCCAGGGACGACAGAAAAATCGACGAGTTGAAATTGTTGTTCGTATCAGTAGTTCTTAG
- the dnaN gene encoding DNA polymerase III subunit beta, which translates to MKIVCSQSDLKNNLSLVSRAVPSRPEPVVLGNVLLEAVETTQKVSVVAFDGSLGIKTSFSAEVIEGGSITLPAKLLNDIVTRLPEMEITLDVPEGASLATISSASGQFQLTCIEANEFPELPTVQTGKTIELPISALNEGLGGCLFAASTELSKQVLTGVHLKTQGLGTDNLGDVLEFAATDSHRLAVVAADLNSEDPESAITLPEFSLTIPAKALRELEKIVGDSQVTDLVKVSFDEQIIIFELGDRLLTSANIPGDYPAYGQLIPSSFTREIILDRKRLLSSLELVAVLAQKNNLVKFSINNDQGELIVSADAQDIGNAKQTLPAEIIGEDIDIAFNIKYLMDGLKALPAAEIKMQLNEWNQPVIFTPLGGLNMTYLVMPVQIRN; encoded by the coding sequence ATGAAAATTGTTTGTAGTCAAAGCGATCTAAAAAATAATCTTTCCTTAGTCAGTCGTGCCGTTCCTTCTCGCCCAGAACCGGTAGTATTGGGGAATGTTTTGCTTGAGGCAGTAGAAACAACCCAGAAGGTTAGCGTCGTTGCTTTTGATGGCAGCTTGGGCATCAAAACTAGTTTTAGTGCCGAAGTTATCGAAGGTGGCAGTATTACCTTACCAGCCAAACTCTTAAATGATATCGTAACTCGTTTACCAGAAATGGAGATTACTCTAGATGTTCCTGAGGGGGCAAGTCTCGCCACTATCAGTTCTGCATCAGGACAATTTCAACTAACGTGTATTGAAGCCAACGAATTTCCCGAATTACCAACTGTACAAACTGGAAAAACAATTGAATTGCCCATCTCGGCACTGAATGAAGGATTAGGAGGATGCCTGTTTGCTGCCTCTACAGAACTATCTAAACAGGTGCTTACTGGAGTACATCTTAAAACTCAGGGTTTGGGAACAGATAACTTAGGAGATGTTTTAGAATTTGCTGCTACTGATAGTCATCGTTTAGCAGTTGTCGCTGCCGATCTAAATTCAGAAGATCCAGAATCAGCAATTACCTTACCCGAATTTTCTTTAACTATTCCTGCCAAAGCATTACGAGAGCTAGAAAAAATTGTCGGTGATTCACAAGTAACGGATTTAGTCAAGGTTAGCTTTGATGAACAGATAATCATTTTTGAATTGGGCGATCGCCTATTGACTAGTGCAAATATACCAGGAGACTATCCTGCCTACGGACAATTAATACCTAGTAGTTTTACCCGTGAAATTATTTTAGATCGCAAAAGATTGTTGAGCAGCTTAGAACTGGTAGCAGTATTAGCACAAAAAAATAACTTGGTCAAATTTAGCATCAATAATGACCAGGGAGAGTTAATAGTTTCAGCAGATGCTCAGGACATAGGCAATGCCAAACAGACTTTACCCGCAGAAATTATAGGCGAAGATATAGACATCGCTTTTAATATTAAATACCTAATGGACGGACTAAAGGCACTTCCCGCAGCCGAAATTAAAATGCAGTTAAACGAGTGGAATCAACCAGTTATCTTTACACCTCTGGGAGGATTAAATATGACCTACCTCGTAATGCCTGTACAAATTAGAAATTAA
- the dnaA gene encoding chromosomal replication initiator protein DnaA — protein MAISSEQLWEQVLEHLKQRLSRPTFETWIQNATIEDLNPNCLTILTPNAFVMNHLQKHYLNIISDVVTEVSGQTLEIRLKSQQGESLAFLTDRTKIASQKYGFPTTRNSLKPAKLNPKYTFYSFVVGPTNRMVHAASLAVAESPGRDFNPLFLCGGVGLGKTHLMQAIGHYHLEINADAKVFYVSTEQFTNDLITAIRNDSIQTFREHYRSADILLVDDIQFIEGKEYTQEEFFHTFNTLHEAGKQVVLASDRPPNQIPKLQERLSSRFSMGLIADVQVPDLETRMAILQKKAEYENVYLPKEAIEYIASQYTSNIRELEGALIRATAYISLSGLSMTVENIATVLNPKIEQITASPDTIIEVAVEILNVSAEDLKGSSRRREISKARHIAMYLMRQHTDLSLPRIGEKFGGKDHTTVMYSCDKISKQIRVDRQLNQTISLLSDRINFVSRQKSQD, from the coding sequence GTGGCAATTTCTTCAGAACAGCTATGGGAACAAGTCTTAGAACATCTCAAACAACGGCTTAGTCGTCCTACTTTTGAGACTTGGATTCAAAATGCTACTATTGAAGATTTGAATCCAAACTGTCTGACTATTTTAACTCCCAATGCCTTTGTAATGAACCATTTGCAAAAGCACTATCTTAATATTATTAGTGATGTGGTCACTGAAGTCAGCGGTCAAACTTTAGAGATTCGTTTAAAATCTCAACAGGGAGAAAGTCTGGCTTTTTTAACCGATCGGACTAAGATTGCCTCTCAAAAGTATGGGTTTCCGACAACTAGGAATTCACTCAAGCCAGCTAAATTAAATCCTAAATATACTTTTTATAGCTTTGTGGTGGGACCGACTAATCGCATGGTACACGCTGCTTCTTTAGCTGTAGCCGAGTCTCCTGGAAGAGATTTTAACCCTCTTTTTCTCTGTGGTGGGGTAGGCTTGGGCAAAACACACTTGATGCAGGCGATTGGGCATTATCATTTAGAAATTAATGCCGATGCTAAAGTCTTTTATGTCTCCACAGAACAATTTACTAATGATCTAATTACTGCAATTCGCAACGATAGTATTCAAACCTTTCGCGAACACTATCGTTCTGCCGATATTTTGCTGGTAGACGACATTCAATTTATTGAGGGTAAGGAATATACTCAAGAGGAGTTTTTCCACACCTTTAACACCCTACATGAAGCAGGAAAACAAGTAGTTTTAGCTAGCGATCGCCCTCCTAATCAAATTCCCAAACTGCAAGAACGTCTGAGTTCCCGTTTCTCTATGGGTTTAATTGCCGATGTTCAAGTGCCAGACTTGGAAACCCGCATGGCAATCTTGCAAAAAAAAGCGGAATATGAAAATGTTTATCTCCCCAAAGAGGCGATCGAATATATTGCTAGTCAATATACTTCAAACATTAGAGAATTAGAAGGCGCACTAATTCGAGCAACCGCCTATATTTCCCTTTCTGGTTTGTCGATGACGGTGGAAAATATAGCTACGGTACTCAATCCTAAGATAGAACAGATTACTGCTTCTCCCGATACGATTATTGAGGTGGCAGTCGAAATCTTAAACGTTTCGGCTGAAGATCTTAAAGGGAGTTCTCGTCGGCGCGAAATTAGTAAGGCTAGACATATTGCTATGTATCTGATGCGTCAACACACCGATTTAAGTCTACCCCGCATCGGTGAAAAGTTTGGCGGTAAAGATCACACCACAGTCATGTATAGTTGTGACAAGATTTCTAAACAGATCAGAGTAGATCGCCAGCTTAATCAAACCATTTCTTTATTGAGCGATCGCATTAATTTTGTCAGTCGGCAAAAATCTCAAGATTGA
- the def gene encoding peptide deformylase → MAELPKIAQIGAYILRTKAKSVIKIEDKDILSLIDSLIATAIASKGVGIAAPQISQPYRLFIISSHPSDRYPHAPTMSPTAMINPRILNHSQETVKDWEGCLSVPNVRGLVPRYRQIEVEYTTQVGEIKQEVFTDFIARIFQHELDHLDGILFVDRIENEADLYTEAEYQEIITDVRAKVRGQRSEVRD, encoded by the coding sequence ATGGCAGAATTACCGAAAATCGCCCAAATAGGCGCATACATTCTCCGAACCAAAGCTAAATCTGTAATTAAGATTGAAGACAAGGATATCTTATCTCTAATTGACTCTTTAATCGCCACAGCGATCGCCAGTAAAGGAGTGGGCATTGCTGCACCCCAAATTTCGCAACCCTATCGACTGTTTATTATCTCATCTCACCCCAGCGATCGCTATCCCCACGCCCCAACTATGTCGCCAACGGCAATGATTAATCCGCGGATTTTGAATCATAGCCAGGAAACAGTAAAAGATTGGGAAGGATGTTTAAGTGTACCAAATGTTCGGGGTTTAGTTCCTAGATATCGCCAAATAGAGGTTGAATATACCACTCAAGTAGGAGAAATTAAGCAGGAAGTATTTACAGACTTTATTGCTCGTATTTTTCAGCACGAACTAGATCATCTTGACGGTATCTTGTTTGTAGATCGAATTGAGAATGAGGCAGATTTATATACAGAGGCGGAATATCAGGAAATAATTACCGATGTACGGGCGAAAGTCAGAGGTCAGAGGTCAGAGGTCAGAGATTAG
- a CDS encoding ROK family protein, with amino-acid sequence MKEAIGVDLGGTAIKMGRFLPDGTCLESISLTTPQPANPQPVVKAIAQGVNQLNRDHTCIAIGLGVPGPTDTARRIAKKSINLPSWDNVPVADWLEAQTGLPTRLENDANCAAIGEAWLGAGKQFRDFILLTLGTGVGGGIFLDGKLFTGRCGAAGELGLITLNSDGFPCRSGNQGSLEQYASIGSVIRNTDKEPAEMGRLAESADQTALAFWHNYGKTLGAGLASLIYVLTPEAVIIGGGISASARFFLPSALKEIERRVVSPSRPGLQLLTAKLGNKAGMLGAAKLVCDEMKFSE; translated from the coding sequence ATGAAAGAAGCGATCGGTGTAGACTTGGGCGGTACAGCAATTAAGATGGGGCGATTTCTCCCTGATGGAACTTGTCTTGAGTCAATTTCTTTGACTACACCCCAACCTGCTAATCCTCAGCCAGTAGTAAAGGCGATCGCTCAAGGAGTCAATCAGCTTAATCGAGATCATACCTGTATTGCGATCGGTCTGGGTGTTCCTGGTCCCACAGACACAGCCAGGCGCATTGCCAAAAAATCAATTAACCTCCCAAGCTGGGACAATGTACCTGTTGCCGATTGGTTAGAGGCACAAACTGGATTACCAACTAGGTTGGAAAATGATGCTAACTGCGCTGCTATAGGCGAGGCTTGGTTAGGCGCAGGTAAACAATTTAGAGATTTTATTCTCCTCACTCTAGGAACAGGCGTAGGCGGAGGAATTTTTCTTGATGGCAAATTATTTACTGGACGCTGTGGCGCAGCAGGCGAGTTAGGCTTAATTACTCTTAATTCTGATGGTTTTCCCTGTCGTAGCGGTAATCAGGGTTCATTAGAACAATATGCCTCTATTGGTTCAGTTATTCGTAATACAGACAAAGAACCCGCAGAAATGGGGAGATTAGCAGAATCGGCAGATCAAACAGCTTTAGCCTTTTGGCACAACTATGGTAAAACTTTGGGTGCAGGTTTAGCTAGTTTGATCTATGTTTTAACTCCTGAAGCGGTAATTATTGGCGGAGGAATTAGTGCAAGCGCTCGGTTTTTTCTGCCCAGTGCTTTAAAAGAGATTGAGCGGCGGGTAGTGTCTCCTTCTCGTCCAGGTTTACAGTTGCTTACTGCCAAATTAGGAAATAAGGCAGGAATGTTAGGCGCAGCTAAATTGGTTTGTGACGAAATGAAATTTAGTGAATAA
- the rpsU gene encoding 30S ribosomal protein S21, giving the protein MTQVVVGQNENIESALRRFKRQVSKAGIFADIKRRRHHETPIEKRKRKAIARRKKRYR; this is encoded by the coding sequence ATGACCCAAGTGGTTGTTGGACAAAACGAAAATATAGAATCTGCACTGCGTCGGTTTAAACGTCAAGTATCAAAAGCAGGTATCTTCGCCGACATTAAACGTCGTCGTCACCACGAAACACCAATTGAGAAGCGTAAACGCAAAGCAATTGCCCGTCGCAAAAAACGTTACCGTTAA
- a CDS encoding chromophore lyase CpcT/CpeT, with amino-acid sequence MNFSTQLTTLATYLAGEFANQQQALEQPAWYVNLRLWIRPVPIFTEDSITLFAEQANILKLDQPYRPRIMRLRQKETIEVEFYMFKDITTAQGAGQNKDLIQQITPEKIEFLPNCTLQVASKKLVNDQYCFETTPLVDTPCSVTYQGTTFQVFLGFKATANELETFDKGIDPQTGKGTWGALMGAYHFSKCQNFAKELNL; translated from the coding sequence ATGAATTTCTCGACTCAATTAACTACTTTAGCTACCTATTTAGCTGGAGAATTTGCCAATCAACAACAGGCTTTAGAACAACCAGCCTGGTATGTTAATTTGCGACTTTGGATACGTCCAGTGCCAATTTTTACTGAAGACAGCATTACCTTATTTGCCGAACAAGCTAATATTTTAAAGCTCGATCAGCCTTATAGACCAAGGATTATGCGACTCAGGCAAAAAGAAACTATAGAAGTAGAATTTTATATGTTCAAAGATATTACTACGGCTCAGGGCGCAGGACAAAATAAGGATTTGATTCAACAAATAACACCAGAGAAAATTGAATTTTTGCCTAACTGTACCCTTCAAGTAGCTAGTAAAAAGCTTGTCAACGACCAATACTGTTTTGAAACTACTCCTTTGGTAGATACACCCTGTAGCGTTACTTACCAAGGTACGACTTTTCAAGTTTTTTTAGGATTTAAAGCCACAGCCAACGAGTTAGAAACCTTTGATAAAGGCATTGACCCTCAGACAGGTAAAGGAACTTGGGGCGCATTAATGGGTGCATATCACTTTAGCAAATGTCAAAATTTTGCCAAGGAACTAAATCTGTAA
- a CDS encoding tRNA (5-methylaminomethyl-2-thiouridine)(34)-methyltransferase MnmD — MEDSSFTPRPTEDGSYTFFSEEFQETFHSSFGAKQEAEVRYVEPCLIKQLAAQQSTIRLLDICYGLGYNSAAALEAIWSINPKCRVELMALEISADVPRQAIKYDLLSQWQPAIRQRLTQLFNKSLIEDDLLEARLLWGDARKTIAALAVKNWQADAIFLDPFSPPKCPQLWTVEFISLVVKCLHQQGRLATYSCSAAVRTAFLSANLDIASITGAGRKSPGTLAVHKYKKLPALSQQEQEHLKTRAAIPYRDPNLKDNAETIIARRQQEQQSSNFEPTSQWKKRWL; from the coding sequence ATGGAAGATAGCTCTTTTACGCCTCGACCTACAGAGGATGGTTCATATACATTTTTCTCAGAAGAGTTTCAAGAAACTTTTCATTCGTCTTTTGGCGCAAAACAAGAAGCTGAAGTAAGATATGTCGAACCATGTCTAATCAAGCAATTGGCAGCACAACAGTCTACTATCCGCCTTTTAGATATTTGTTATGGTCTCGGCTACAACAGTGCTGCTGCTTTAGAGGCAATTTGGTCGATCAACCCTAAATGTAGAGTAGAGTTAATGGCATTAGAAATATCAGCAGATGTTCCCCGTCAAGCTATAAAATACGATCTCTTATCACAGTGGCAACCTGCTATCCGTCAGCGATTAACACAATTATTCAATAAATCTTTAATTGAAGATGATTTATTAGAAGCTAGGCTACTGTGGGGCGATGCTAGAAAAACGATCGCGGCGCTCGCCGTCAAAAACTGGCAAGCTGACGCTATTTTTTTAGATCCTTTTTCTCCACCAAAATGTCCTCAACTATGGACTGTAGAGTTTATTAGTTTGGTGGTCAAATGTCTTCATCAACAAGGAAGACTGGCAACTTACTCTTGTTCTGCTGCCGTTCGGACAGCGTTTTTGTCAGCTAATCTAGATATTGCTTCGATAACTGGTGCTGGTCGTAAGTCTCCAGGCACTTTGGCTGTTCATAAGTATAAAAAATTACCAGCACTTTCTCAGCAAGAGCAAGAACACCTTAAGACTCGTGCGGCGATTCCTTATCGAGATCCAAATTTAAAAGACAACGCCGAGACAATAATTGCTAGACGACAGCAAGAACAACAAAGCAGTAATTTTGAACCTACGTCTCAGTGGAAAAAGCGTTGGTTGTAG
- a CDS encoding HD-GYP domain-containing protein encodes MKKVSDFLLATINSNSYQVNKNPRLTSAKILVVDENPLSRMTAVDLLSLDGYEVIEAYDIASIFEHINQQKPDLILLDLMMRQIDSFALCRQIKADYRTANIPVVLTTLTDSRENRIKVMEAGGDDVLVKPLNRIELSTRVKSLVGQKPANQELDQTEQILFTIAKAVDSRSVSRGSSDRVVTLIESFGEYLGLDDEDIENLAFAANIHDIGTIAIPDAIMLKAGELTVKEKELITQHVLFGEEICQPLRNRSGVLPIIRHHHERWDGTGYPDGLSGAKIPYLAQIFQVIDIYDALTSDRPHKKACSPAEALEIIVEETNEGWRNPDLVAEFTTFIRSQEQ; translated from the coding sequence ATGAAGAAAGTTAGCGATTTTCTCTTGGCGACAATCAATAGCAATAGTTATCAAGTGAACAAGAATCCTCGTCTTACCTCTGCCAAAATTCTTGTTGTTGATGAAAATCCTCTCAGTCGGATGACGGCAGTCGATCTTTTATCATTAGACGGATATGAAGTGATTGAAGCCTATGACATAGCTTCAATTTTTGAACACATTAATCAGCAAAAGCCAGACTTGATCTTGCTAGACTTGATGATGCGACAGATAGACAGCTTTGCTTTATGTCGTCAAATAAAAGCTGATTATCGTACTGCCAATATACCCGTTGTTTTGACAACTTTAACTGATAGCCGAGAAAATCGGATTAAGGTTATGGAAGCGGGGGGAGATGATGTCTTGGTTAAACCTCTCAATCGAATTGAACTATCTACAAGAGTTAAATCTTTAGTTGGTCAAAAACCTGCCAATCAAGAATTAGACCAAACTGAACAAATTTTATTTACCATTGCCAAGGCAGTAGATAGTCGTTCAGTTAGTCGCGGTAGTAGCGATCGCGTGGTAACTTTAATTGAGTCATTTGGTGAGTATCTTGGTTTAGATGACGAAGATATAGAAAATCTAGCTTTTGCGGCAAATATACACGATATTGGGACGATCGCTATTCCTGATGCGATAATGCTCAAAGCTGGAGAATTAACTGTAAAAGAGAAAGAGTTGATCACTCAGCACGTTTTATTCGGTGAAGAAATTTGTCAGCCATTACGTAACCGTAGCGGAGTGTTACCTATTATTCGTCATCATCATGAGCGATGGGATGGAACAGGATATCCTGATGGTTTATCGGGCGCAAAAATTCCTTATTTGGCACAAATATTTCAGGTTATTGATATTTACGATGCCCTGACAAGCGATCGCCCTCATAAAAAAGCCTGTAGTCCTGCTGAAGCTTTAGAAATTATAGTCGAAGAAACTAACGAAGGATGGCGTAATCCCGATCTGGTTGCTGAATTTACTACCTTTATTCGCTCTCAAGAACAATAG
- the accA gene encoding acetyl-CoA carboxylase carboxyl transferase subunit alpha, which translates to MPETKKKTFLLDFEKPLCELESRIEQIKTLAAENQVDVATEIAQLEIRAEQLRQEIFSTLTPAQRLQLARHPRRPSTLDYVQAISDEWLELHGDRGGYDDPALVGGVARIDGRPVVILGHQKGRDTKDNVARNFGMAFPGGYRKALRLMNHANKFGMPILTFIDTPGAWSGVEAERLGQGEAIAYNLRQMFGLDVPIICTVIGEGGSGGALGIGVADRLLMLEHSVYTVASPEACAAILWKDAKKSDKAAAALKITSSDLKELGIIDQIVPEPSSGAHANPVEAAAKLKETIWSNLEQLWQMTPQQRKNLRYDKFRSIGRFETAVV; encoded by the coding sequence ATGCCCGAAACCAAGAAAAAAACCTTTTTACTAGATTTTGAGAAGCCTCTTTGCGAGTTAGAGTCAAGAATTGAGCAAATTAAAACTCTAGCCGCAGAAAACCAGGTAGATGTTGCCACCGAAATAGCTCAATTAGAAATTAGGGCAGAACAACTGCGCCAAGAAATTTTTAGTACTCTAACTCCAGCCCAAAGGCTTCAGCTAGCTCGTCATCCTCGTCGCCCTAGTACCCTAGATTATGTGCAGGCAATTAGCGATGAGTGGCTAGAGTTGCATGGCGATCGCGGTGGCTATGACGATCCAGCTTTGGTAGGCGGAGTTGCCCGCATAGATGGTCGTCCAGTGGTGATTTTGGGACACCAAAAAGGTAGAGATACCAAAGACAATGTAGCCCGTAATTTTGGTATGGCTTTTCCTGGTGGCTATCGCAAAGCATTGCGATTGATGAACCACGCCAACAAATTTGGAATGCCTATTTTAACCTTTATTGATACCCCTGGAGCATGGTCAGGAGTGGAAGCCGAAAGGCTCGGTCAAGGTGAAGCGATCGCCTATAATCTCAGACAAATGTTTGGGCTTGATGTCCCTATCATCTGTACCGTAATTGGCGAAGGAGGTTCGGGTGGTGCATTAGGTATTGGTGTAGCCGATCGCCTATTGATGTTAGAACACTCGGTTTATACAGTTGCCAGTCCCGAAGCCTGTGCTGCAATTCTTTGGAAAGATGCCAAAAAATCAGATAAGGCAGCAGCAGCACTCAAGATTACTTCTTCAGACTTAAAAGAGTTAGGAATTATCGATCAAATTGTTCCTGAACCTAGCAGTGGTGCCCACGCCAATCCTGTAGAAGCAGCAGCTAAGTTAAAAGAGACTATTTGGTCAAATCTAGAGCAACTATGGCAGATGACACCTCAACAGCGAAAAAATTTGCGCTACGATAAATTCCGCAGCATAGGTCGGTTTGAGACTGCTGTAGTTTAA